One genomic window of Arvicola amphibius chromosome 4, mArvAmp1.2, whole genome shotgun sequence includes the following:
- the Fbxo39 gene encoding F-box only protein 39 — MDEEGEEIQPQEQSCWATLPDVCLRRIFWWLGDRDRSRAALVCRKWNQIMYSADLWRYRTITFSGRPSRVHASEFESALWYVKKFGRYLEHLEIKFLNPYNAVLTKKFQVTMRGLLSCLGKSNNRLKSLSIQHLELDRMVWRNSIRGSLIKSLSFFLKKMGKHLDHLSLKGARLTVEQGCHILNSLSYLRNENLASELNIEDFFSHHLAVYGSSQFNKAMATFHNLTFLTLNYNCISDELLETLSENNAGTLRTMNIKCHVHDPHGQVVWGMSWAKLAREASNLKVNFFFERVMKYERLARILLQEIPVRSISLRSCYFSDPDWSMRPTLTDLLPTFRNTLQKLTFEFNNNHESLDEQLHLLILACRKLFYFKIWAFLDVTFVERILKSQEERQCSLRTLKVRIYTNRYETNEEDRTLREIYRKYRKLIDSELNYFVIAYPMM; from the exons ATGGATGAAGAAGGTGAAGAAATCCAGCCCCAAGAGCAGAGCTGCTGGGCCACTCTGCCAGATGTGTGCCTGCGACGTATCTTCTGGTGGCTGGGAGACAGGGACAGGTCCAGAGCAGCCCTGGTCTGCAGGAAGTGGAACCAGATAATGTACTCAGCTGACCTCTGGCGATACAGGACCATCACGTTCAGCGGGAGGCCATCTAGGGTACACGCATCCGAGTTTGAGTCAGCGCTCTGGTACGTTAAGAAATTCGGCCGCTACCTGGAACACTTGGAAATCAAGTTCCTGAACCCTTACAATGCCGTCTTGACCAAGAAGTTCCAGGTCACCATGCGAGGCCTCCTGTCATGCCTCGGCAAGAGTAACAACCGTCTGAAGTCGCTCTCTATCCAGCACCTGGAGCTGGACCGGATGGTCTGGAGAAACAGCATCAGAGGCTCGCTCATCAAGAGCCTgagttttttcttaaaaaaaatgggcaaaCACCTGGACCATCTTAGTTTGAAGGGAGCCCGGCTGACTGTGGAGCAAGGCTGCCACATTCTCAACTCTCTGAGCTACCTTCGGAATGAGAACTTGGCCTCAGAGCTGAACATCGAGGACTTCTTCAGCCACCACCTGGCCGTCTACGGCAGCTCCCAGTTCAACAAGGCCATGGCCACGTTCCACAACCTGACTTTCCTAACCCTCAACTACAACTGTATCTCCGACGAGCTGCTCGAGACCCTGAGTGAGAACAACGCTGGCACCCTCCGGACCATGAACATCAAATGCCACGTTCACGACCCCCATGGCCAGGTGGTCTGGGGCATGTCCTGGGCCAAACTGGCCAGGGAGGCCAGCAACCTGAAGGTGAACTTCTTCTTTGAGCGAGTCATGAAGTATGAGCGCCTGGCCCGGATCTTGCTGCAGGAGATTCCGGTCAGGAGCATCAGCCTAAGAAGCTGCTATTTCAGTGACCCAGACTGGTCCATGCGGCCCACTCTGACGGATCTCCTGCCTACCTTCCGGAACACACTGCAG AAGCTAACATTCGAGTTCAACAACAACCACGAGTCGCTCGACGAGCAGCTGCATCTCCTCATCCTGGCCTGTCGAAAACTGTTTTACTTCAAAATCTGGGCCTTCCTGGATGTTACGTTTGTGGAGCGGATCCTGAAGAGCCAGGAGGAGAGGCAGTGCTCCCTGCGTACACTAAAG GTGAGAATTTATACAAACCGATATGAGACAAATGAAGAGGACAGGACCCTACGGGAAATTTACAGGAAATACAGAAAGCTGATCGATTCAGAACTTAACTATTTTGTCATCGCCTACCCCATGATGTAA
- the Xaf1 gene encoding XIAP-associated factor 1 isoform X1: MEADFQVCQNCKRNVASAHFTLHEAHCLRFLAVCPECEEPIPQSKMKEHVDTVHQQAKKIQQHPATCKFCELAVHLSKLNVHEFHCSSRTERCPHCNQPIVLRVLAQHKAVCLSAKAEPEEGKRNVSPGRTHCDYCKQIIPENKYVSHMKQCPASRTVTYLQDGKPKILPPSLTSQVMENQTSSVKKDVRPKTKIKNSARKQETKDQNGTVDLPLKSAVQQRATLPTGDEAAYDILRRCCQCGILLPLPILNPHQEKCLRLAHRKKDN, encoded by the exons ATGGAGGCTGACTTCCAGGTGTGCCAGAACTG CAAAAGAAATGTGGCCTCTGCCCACTTCACCCTCCACGAGGCCCACTGCCTGCGCTTCCTGGCCGTTTGCCCGGAATGTGAGGAACCCATCCCACAGTCAAAGATGAAGGAGCATGTAGACACTGTGCACCAACAG GCCAAGAAAATCCAACAGCACCCTGCCACGTGCAAGTTCTGTGAGCTGGCCGTGCACCTCAGCAAACTGAATGTCCACGAGTTCCACTGCAGCAGCCGGACAGAGCGCTGTCCACACTGCAACCAGCCCATTGTTCTCCGAGTGCTGGCCCAGCACAAAGCTGTGTGTCTGAGTGCAAAGGCCGAGCCTGAGGAAG GGAAGAGAAATGTATCTCCTGGAAGGACCCATTGTGATTACTGCAAACAGATAATTCCAGAAAATAAGTATGTCTCCCACATG AAACAATGCCCAGCCTCAAGGACCGTGACATATCTTCAGGATGGAAAACCAAAaattcttcctccatcccttacAAGTCAGGTGATGGAAAATCAAACATCCTCAGTGAAGAAAGATGTTCGcccaaagacaaaaatcaaaaacagtgCAAGAAAGCAAGAGACAAAGGACCAAAATGGCACCGTGGATCTGCCTTTGAAGTCTGCAGTGCAGCAGAGGGCTACTCTTCCTACGGGCGATGAAGCAGCCTATGACATCCTTCGGAGGTGCTGTCAGTGTGGCATCTTACTGCCCTTGCCCATCCTAAATCCGCACCAG gaGAAGTGCCTGAGGTTAGCTCATCGAAAGAAAGACAATTGA
- the Xaf1 gene encoding XIAP-associated factor 1 isoform X3 — protein sequence MKEHVDTVHQQAKKIQQHPATCKFCELAVHLSKLNVHEFHCSSRTERCPHCNQPIVLRVLAQHKAVCLSAKAEPEEGKRNVSPGRTHCDYCKQIIPENKYVSHMKQCPASRTVTYLQDGKPKILPPSLTSQVMENQTSSVKKDVRPKTKIKNSARKQETKDQNGTVDLPLKSAVQQRATLPTGDEAAYDILRRCCQCGILLPLPILNPHQEKCLRLAHRKKDN from the exons ATGAAGGAGCATGTAGACACTGTGCACCAACAG GCCAAGAAAATCCAACAGCACCCTGCCACGTGCAAGTTCTGTGAGCTGGCCGTGCACCTCAGCAAACTGAATGTCCACGAGTTCCACTGCAGCAGCCGGACAGAGCGCTGTCCACACTGCAACCAGCCCATTGTTCTCCGAGTGCTGGCCCAGCACAAAGCTGTGTGTCTGAGTGCAAAGGCCGAGCCTGAGGAAG GGAAGAGAAATGTATCTCCTGGAAGGACCCATTGTGATTACTGCAAACAGATAATTCCAGAAAATAAGTATGTCTCCCACATG AAACAATGCCCAGCCTCAAGGACCGTGACATATCTTCAGGATGGAAAACCAAAaattcttcctccatcccttacAAGTCAGGTGATGGAAAATCAAACATCCTCAGTGAAGAAAGATGTTCGcccaaagacaaaaatcaaaaacagtgCAAGAAAGCAAGAGACAAAGGACCAAAATGGCACCGTGGATCTGCCTTTGAAGTCTGCAGTGCAGCAGAGGGCTACTCTTCCTACGGGCGATGAAGCAGCCTATGACATCCTTCGGAGGTGCTGTCAGTGTGGCATCTTACTGCCCTTGCCCATCCTAAATCCGCACCAG gaGAAGTGCCTGAGGTTAGCTCATCGAAAGAAAGACAATTGA
- the Xaf1 gene encoding XIAP-associated factor 1 isoform X2 — protein MEADFQVCQNCKRNVASAHFTLHEAHCLRFLAVCPECEEPIPQSKMKEHVDTVHQQAKKIQQHPATCKFCELAVHLSKLNVHEFHCSSRTERCPHCNQPIVLRVLAQHKAVCLSAKAEPEEGKRNVSPGRTHCDYCKQIIPENKYVSHMKQCPASRTVTYLQDGKPKILPPSLTSQVMENQTSSVKKDVRPKTKIKNSARKQETKDQNGTVDLPLKSAVQQRATLPTGDEAAYDILRRCCQCGILLPLPILNPHQED, from the exons ATGGAGGCTGACTTCCAGGTGTGCCAGAACTG CAAAAGAAATGTGGCCTCTGCCCACTTCACCCTCCACGAGGCCCACTGCCTGCGCTTCCTGGCCGTTTGCCCGGAATGTGAGGAACCCATCCCACAGTCAAAGATGAAGGAGCATGTAGACACTGTGCACCAACAG GCCAAGAAAATCCAACAGCACCCTGCCACGTGCAAGTTCTGTGAGCTGGCCGTGCACCTCAGCAAACTGAATGTCCACGAGTTCCACTGCAGCAGCCGGACAGAGCGCTGTCCACACTGCAACCAGCCCATTGTTCTCCGAGTGCTGGCCCAGCACAAAGCTGTGTGTCTGAGTGCAAAGGCCGAGCCTGAGGAAG GGAAGAGAAATGTATCTCCTGGAAGGACCCATTGTGATTACTGCAAACAGATAATTCCAGAAAATAAGTATGTCTCCCACATG AAACAATGCCCAGCCTCAAGGACCGTGACATATCTTCAGGATGGAAAACCAAAaattcttcctccatcccttacAAGTCAGGTGATGGAAAATCAAACATCCTCAGTGAAGAAAGATGTTCGcccaaagacaaaaatcaaaaacagtgCAAGAAAGCAAGAGACAAAGGACCAAAATGGCACCGTGGATCTGCCTTTGAAGTCTGCAGTGCAGCAGAGGGCTACTCTTCCTACGGGCGATGAAGCAGCCTATGACATCCTTCGGAGGTGCTGTCAGTGTGGCATCTTACTGCCCTTGCCCATCCTAAATCCGCACCAG gaagactga